The Geobacter sp. AOG2 genome includes a window with the following:
- a CDS encoding CsbD family protein, producing the protein MKLSTKFQARGLFHRVRGTVREITGKVCSNTMLGTRGKLEKVAGKVQWKIGKVQGFCGL; encoded by the coding sequence ATGAAACTAAGCACCAAGTTCCAGGCAAGAGGACTCTTCCACAGAGTGCGCGGCACGGTTAGGGAGATTACCGGGAAGGTCTGTTCGAATACCATGCTGGGAACCAGAGGTAAACTTGAAAAAGTAGCCGGCAAGGTTCAATGGAAGATCGGCAAGGTTCAAGGGTTTTGCGGGCTTTAA
- the hybA gene encoding hydrogenase 2 operon protein HybA, whose product MAISRRGFLKGVAGGGGLLLVSGIPLADARMSTQLPPHAVGILYDATLCIGCKSCMVNCKEQNSVPGGALYKKGMTAPPYENGGVPGNNGIWDAPQELSGKTLNIVKVYKNGTAEKKDTAVNGYSYFKQQCLHCVSPACVSVCPAGAFRKDPENGSVYYLAERCIGCRYCQLACPFGVPRYEWDSAWPEVRKCQLCRHRYAEGKYAACAEFCPTGATIFGKVVDLRNEARYRLSLKPGTEYDFPIQTVDSTEKSRRPVARYADGVYGLTEAGGTQNIMLSGVSFELLGFRKNIPHFDLPSLTWAYVRKVLWVFAGVFTGGTAIYTFTHRKDKEESHD is encoded by the coding sequence ATGGCGATCAGCAGACGGGGATTTCTGAAAGGCGTCGCCGGCGGAGGCGGGCTGCTCCTGGTTTCCGGTATTCCGCTCGCTGACGCGCGTATGTCAACGCAACTCCCACCCCATGCGGTTGGGATTCTGTACGACGCAACGCTCTGTATCGGCTGCAAATCCTGCATGGTCAATTGCAAGGAGCAGAACAGTGTGCCCGGCGGTGCGCTCTACAAGAAGGGGATGACGGCGCCGCCCTATGAGAACGGGGGAGTTCCGGGCAACAACGGGATATGGGACGCGCCGCAGGAGTTGTCGGGAAAGACGCTCAATATAGTCAAGGTCTACAAAAACGGCACGGCAGAAAAAAAGGACACGGCCGTGAACGGGTATTCCTATTTCAAGCAGCAATGTCTCCATTGCGTCTCTCCGGCATGCGTTTCAGTCTGCCCGGCCGGCGCGTTCAGGAAGGACCCGGAGAACGGTTCCGTCTACTACCTTGCCGAGAGGTGCATCGGCTGCCGCTATTGCCAGCTCGCCTGCCCGTTCGGGGTTCCTCGCTATGAATGGGACTCGGCCTGGCCGGAGGTCAGAAAGTGCCAGTTGTGCCGGCATCGTTACGCCGAGGGCAAGTACGCCGCCTGCGCCGAGTTCTGTCCCACCGGGGCCACCATCTTCGGTAAGGTCGTGGACTTACGCAACGAGGCCCGGTATCGGCTCAGCCTGAAACCGGGAACGGAGTATGACTTCCCGATACAGACCGTTGATTCGACGGAAAAGTCGCGCAGGCCGGTTGCCCGGTATGCCGACGGTGTCTACGGCCTGACCGAGGCGGGAGGAACCCAGAACATCATGCTCTCAGGCGTGTCGTTCGAACTGCTCGGTTTCCGGAAGAATATCCCCCATTTCGATCTTCCTTCCCTGACGTGGGCCTATGTACGCAAGGTCCTGTGGGTTTTCGCGGGGGTTTTTACGGGAGGGACGGCCATCTATACGTTTACGCATCGGAAGGACAAGGAGGAGAGCCATGATTGA
- a CDS encoding sigma-54 dependent transcriptional regulator, producing the protein MSHICICDDEEGILKYFGKVLKKYQVATFNRGEELLAHLESEAGDRVELLLQDLRMPDLDGIQILRRVKEMRPDLPVIIITAYATIDDAVRAIKLGAYDYVTKPCPNEKLLSMVENVLHLSRLTAENRRLRARIHGGGHEPIIFSSPRFREVYDLTLKVASSDANILILGESGTGKELIASALHHNSLRRHHPFVSLNCASLSDTLLESQLFGHLRGAFTGAFANQKGMLEEADGGTLFLDEIGDISPAVQGKLLRVIQERDFIPIGSTHPKNVNVRFVAATNKELQNEVSEGHFREDLYYRLNVITITLPPLRERPEDVEPLARHFLHRFSECMGKEIHGIDSRALAALQAYTWPGNVRELENVMERAVILTSGSHISADVIPLHSEQKEPSSVPAPAHQPQMVALDEMERQHIEAVLRGNHYNKSRTAEILGISRRTLDRRISDFGLMNWEE; encoded by the coding sequence ATGTCACATATCTGCATTTGCGACGATGAGGAAGGAATCCTCAAGTACTTCGGAAAAGTGCTTAAAAAGTATCAAGTGGCCACCTTCAACCGTGGCGAAGAACTGCTGGCGCACCTGGAATCCGAGGCCGGCGACCGGGTTGAATTGTTGCTGCAGGACCTGAGAATGCCGGATCTTGACGGCATCCAGATACTACGGCGTGTCAAAGAAATGCGGCCTGACCTGCCGGTGATCATCATAACTGCCTATGCAACGATCGATGATGCGGTCAGGGCCATCAAACTGGGCGCCTATGACTATGTGACCAAGCCATGTCCCAACGAGAAGTTGCTCAGCATGGTGGAAAACGTACTGCACCTGAGCCGCCTGACAGCAGAGAACCGCCGTCTACGGGCCAGGATACACGGAGGGGGGCATGAGCCGATCATCTTTTCCAGCCCCCGCTTTCGCGAAGTTTACGACCTCACCCTCAAAGTTGCATCCAGCGACGCCAATATCCTGATACTGGGCGAATCGGGCACCGGCAAGGAGTTGATCGCCAGCGCCCTGCATCATAACAGCCTGCGGCGCCACCATCCCTTTGTCTCACTCAATTGCGCCTCCCTGTCGGATACCCTGTTGGAAAGCCAGTTGTTCGGGCACCTGAGAGGCGCCTTTACCGGGGCCTTCGCCAATCAGAAGGGTATGCTGGAAGAAGCCGATGGAGGAACCCTGTTTCTGGACGAGATCGGCGACATCAGTCCCGCGGTTCAAGGCAAGCTACTTCGGGTGATTCAGGAGCGCGACTTCATACCTATCGGGTCCACGCATCCCAAAAACGTGAATGTGCGCTTCGTGGCGGCCACCAACAAGGAGTTGCAAAACGAGGTCTCCGAAGGACATTTCAGAGAAGACCTCTACTATCGGCTGAACGTAATCACCATTACCCTGCCGCCCCTCAGGGAACGCCCCGAGGACGTGGAGCCTCTGGCACGGCACTTTCTGCACCGCTTCTCCGAATGCATGGGGAAGGAGATCCACGGCATCGATTCCAGGGCACTGGCAGCCTTGCAGGCCTACACTTGGCCAGGCAACGTGCGCGAACTGGAAAATGTCATGGAACGGGCCGTAATCCTCACCTCCGGCAGCCACATCAGTGCCGACGTCATCCCTCTGCACAGCGAACAAAAGGAGCCTTCATCTGTGCCTGCTCCGGCGCATCAACCGCAGATGGTTGCCCTGGATGAGATGGAGCGCCAGCATATCGAGGCGGTATTGAGGGGAAACCATTACAATAAAAGCCGTACGGCAGAGATACTTGGCATCTCGCGCCGGACGCTTGACCGACGTATCTCCGATTTCGGCCTGATGAACTGGGAGGAGTGA
- a CDS encoding outer membrane protein → MDINGNNEIQKIQPRRRARVTLAVAAIACTAILKAAICCADDGKEGFSLGYATLQPVATDTTDKHPGVLTAKYGFSLLKDITPYVGTGLAYVLPQETVVTDTPTKLKTGLAGQAGVSFNLGGNSSLVIDYKYLHFANDTPNSDKGTPPQSVGIGVNIKF, encoded by the coding sequence ATGGACATTAACGGAAACAACGAAATACAAAAAATCCAGCCTCGGCGAAGAGCAAGGGTTACGTTGGCGGTGGCTGCGATAGCGTGTACTGCCATACTTAAAGCGGCCATCTGCTGTGCCGACGATGGAAAGGAGGGCTTTTCGCTGGGCTACGCCACCTTGCAACCTGTTGCAACCGACACAACCGACAAGCATCCCGGTGTGCTGACGGCAAAATATGGTTTCAGCCTTCTAAAAGACATCACCCCGTACGTGGGGACAGGCTTGGCATATGTCCTCCCCCAGGAAACCGTCGTTACCGACACCCCGACAAAGCTCAAAACCGGTCTGGCGGGCCAGGCAGGTGTGAGCTTCAATCTTGGCGGCAATTCATCGTTAGTCATTGATTACAAATACCTGCATTTCGCCAACGATACCCCCAACAGCGACAAGGGGACACCCCCCCAATCAGTTGGAATCGGTGTGAACATCAAATTTTGA
- a CDS encoding HyaD/HybD family hydrogenase maturation endopeptidase, translating to MKVLVLGIGNLLLQDEGAGVRAVEEFERSYETPPGVELLDGGTSGIELLQYIRGKDYLILLDVVKSGNPPGSFIRLEGEKVPALFQKKISPHQLGVSDLLATAQLIDGMPKRVVLFGVEPKSIETGLEMSEEVGGSIGRLAEMVALELTSLGLDVAPKSGEPCR from the coding sequence GTGAAAGTTCTTGTGCTTGGCATCGGCAACCTGCTCCTTCAGGATGAGGGGGCAGGTGTGAGGGCCGTGGAAGAATTCGAAAGGAGCTACGAGACCCCGCCGGGAGTCGAACTCCTTGACGGCGGCACAAGTGGTATAGAGCTTCTGCAGTATATCCGGGGGAAAGATTATCTCATTCTCCTCGACGTGGTGAAGAGCGGAAATCCGCCCGGCAGCTTTATCCGGTTGGAAGGCGAGAAGGTACCGGCCCTCTTTCAGAAGAAGATTTCGCCACATCAGCTTGGGGTCTCGGACCTTCTCGCCACCGCGCAACTGATCGACGGGATGCCCAAGCGGGTGGTGCTTTTCGGCGTTGAGCCCAAATCGATAGAAACCGGCCTCGAGATGTCCGAGGAGGTTGGCGGCAGTATTGGGAGACTGGCAGAAATGGTCGCCCTTGAATTGACTTCTCTCGGGTTGGATGTTGCACCGAAATCGGGGGAACCCTGCCGATAG
- the nrfD gene encoding NrfD/PsrC family molybdoenzyme membrane anchor subunit produces the protein MIDTTKYVGPKWGGVINRFMADEYSLSDIDATRYVGTKLGGVINKLLDDTPSKDLGIKMVTPFTLVLVALIGLAAVVAAYRLIFGIGAASNLNDLWPWGLWIGFDVLGGVAMAAGAFLIAGAVYILNWKKYKCIARASILNAFFGYLLAAISITLDVGRSFVIWHPLVMWQVNSIMFIVALHLVLYLTTLGTESSPMVFEKLGWQRALNFVSRIMIGAVMFGVALSLLHQSSLGANYLIVPAKLSPIWYSHLIPYHFLVSAIMLGLAIVSFETLLTGKVFNHKPPRDVVEGLARGVMIVGSVYLVMKVWHLATGPGVGAVLDGSFLGNLYLIEMTVGVILPLFLLSFRSVRTNLDRIFVVDILVILGVLMNRMDVGVFGVSEFASRSGGDYFPSMMETTLTMGMIAFAILGFKLCAKYLPLFPESHH, from the coding sequence ATGATTGATACGACCAAATATGTCGGCCCCAAATGGGGCGGCGTCATCAACAGGTTTATGGCCGATGAATACAGCCTCTCCGATATCGATGCGACCAGGTATGTCGGTACAAAACTGGGAGGCGTCATCAACAAGCTTCTGGACGATACACCCAGCAAGGACCTGGGGATCAAGATGGTCACGCCGTTTACCCTTGTGCTGGTAGCTTTGATAGGCCTTGCAGCGGTCGTTGCCGCGTACCGGTTGATCTTTGGCATCGGGGCCGCATCCAACCTGAACGATCTCTGGCCGTGGGGGCTGTGGATCGGTTTCGATGTCCTGGGTGGGGTGGCCATGGCGGCCGGAGCGTTCCTGATTGCAGGGGCGGTCTACATCCTGAACTGGAAAAAGTACAAGTGCATTGCCCGCGCCTCGATCCTGAACGCCTTTTTTGGCTACCTGCTGGCGGCCATCTCCATCACCCTTGACGTGGGACGTTCCTTTGTCATTTGGCATCCCCTGGTGATGTGGCAGGTTAACTCGATCATGTTCATCGTCGCCCTGCACCTTGTGCTCTATCTTACCACCCTGGGCACGGAATCGAGTCCCATGGTGTTTGAAAAACTCGGCTGGCAGCGCGCCCTGAACTTCGTCAGCCGTATCATGATAGGAGCCGTCATGTTCGGTGTGGCGCTGTCGTTGCTTCACCAATCCTCATTGGGGGCCAACTATCTGATCGTGCCGGCCAAACTGTCCCCGATCTGGTACAGCCATCTGATCCCCTATCATTTCCTCGTCTCGGCGATCATGTTGGGGCTGGCCATCGTTAGCTTCGAGACCCTGCTCACCGGCAAGGTGTTCAACCACAAGCCTCCCCGTGATGTGGTCGAAGGATTGGCCCGAGGGGTAATGATCGTCGGCTCCGTGTACCTCGTCATGAAGGTCTGGCACCTGGCGACCGGGCCGGGCGTGGGTGCGGTTCTGGATGGGAGCTTCCTGGGGAACCTTTATCTGATCGAGATGACGGTGGGTGTGATACTGCCGCTTTTCCTGCTCTCCTTCCGCTCCGTCAGGACCAATCTGGACCGTATCTTTGTGGTGGATATCCTGGTGATACTTGGGGTGCTGATGAACCGTATGGACGTGGGGGTCTTCGGGGTTTCCGAGTTTGCGAGCCGTTCGGGCGGCGATTATTTCCCCTCGATGATGGAAACGACGCTGACGATGGGTATGATCGCCTTTGCGATCCTCGGCTTCAAACTCTGCGCCAAATATCTGCCCCTGTTTCCCGAGTCGCATCATTAA
- a CDS encoding cache domain-containing protein: protein MNHPHASIRRKFIFATLTPLCVAILLSWLIGFQLITDHVFRQAQQNMIQGLNLARTVYRDEINHLDSVVKGAALMPELVQRLGDSRFERSEKVLLQILQTENLSFLNLIDAKGVVHYRAANQQQHGDRLEDDPILDRALNGELTGGVQIYSQERLRLENPVLAQTAQIALTPTPRARIITRNREPRGLMLVAAAPLLTSDGRVVGALQAGFMLNGDSMVVDTITRIVFGQDGKGAATIFLGDVRIATNVRDTSGDRAIGSLMSEDVARVVLKQGENWSDRAFVYRNWYISAYEPIRDPSGSVVGALYVGMPEQPLLDLKKRLNLIFAGVLLSVALIGISLATWISSRMARPVRALAEATRRMASGQHIEPITVTSNDEIGLLANEFNKMTREVSLLNQTLEQKVAERTRDLAEKNAQLLATQNELCRAERLASLGMLAAGVAHEINNPLAVIRGNAELLQSAIPAGNENREEADAIVEEAIRIERIVNNLRVFSRNGIKRVSSFSLGKMLDTILNQIGHQIPLDRYRIMKNYREMDVDIEGDKDQLRQVFTNLIINGLQAMPEGGELVMSAETDQRVRVMVQDKGCGIQDEDKERLFSPFFSTKAQGTGLGLAVSYSIVRDHGGEIRVESRVGEGTTFTVVLPLRQEPVDRTV from the coding sequence ATGAACCACCCACATGCCTCCATCCGCCGTAAGTTCATCTTCGCCACCCTGACACCACTCTGTGTTGCCATACTCCTCAGTTGGCTGATCGGATTTCAGTTGATCACCGACCATGTATTCCGTCAGGCCCAGCAAAATATGATACAGGGTCTCAACCTCGCCCGCACGGTCTACCGTGACGAAATTAATCACCTTGATAGTGTAGTTAAGGGAGCCGCACTCATGCCGGAGCTTGTCCAACGGCTTGGCGACTCCCGTTTCGAACGGTCGGAAAAAGTGTTGTTGCAGATTCTGCAAACGGAGAATCTCAGTTTTTTGAACCTGATCGATGCAAAGGGGGTGGTGCACTACCGGGCAGCCAACCAGCAACAGCATGGAGACCGGTTGGAAGACGACCCGATACTGGACCGCGCCCTTAATGGAGAGTTGACCGGCGGGGTGCAAATCTACTCCCAGGAACGCCTGAGGCTGGAGAACCCGGTTCTGGCACAGACGGCACAAATAGCTCTTACGCCGACCCCCAGGGCTCGCATAATTACGCGGAACAGGGAGCCACGCGGGCTGATGCTGGTAGCGGCGGCTCCCTTGCTGACTAGTGACGGCCGTGTTGTCGGAGCGTTACAGGCCGGCTTCATGCTTAATGGCGACAGCATGGTGGTCGATACCATCACTCGCATCGTCTTTGGCCAGGATGGGAAAGGCGCAGCCACGATCTTTCTGGGAGATGTGCGGATCGCCACCAACGTCCGTGATACGTCCGGAGACCGCGCCATCGGCAGCCTCATGTCGGAGGATGTGGCTCGAGTAGTGCTGAAGCAGGGCGAGAACTGGAGCGACCGCGCCTTTGTGTACCGTAACTGGTATATTTCGGCCTATGAGCCGATTCGCGATCCCTCCGGCAGCGTGGTGGGAGCTCTTTACGTCGGCATGCCGGAACAGCCTCTTCTGGACCTTAAAAAAAGACTCAACCTGATCTTTGCCGGCGTGCTGCTGTCCGTAGCCCTGATCGGCATTAGCCTTGCCACCTGGATCAGCAGTCGCATGGCCCGACCGGTGCGCGCACTGGCCGAGGCCACCCGGCGTATGGCCTCCGGGCAACACATAGAACCGATAACGGTAACAAGCAACGATGAGATCGGGCTATTGGCTAACGAGTTCAACAAAATGACTCGCGAGGTCAGTTTACTGAATCAAACCTTGGAACAGAAGGTGGCAGAGCGCACTAGGGATCTGGCGGAGAAGAACGCGCAACTGCTGGCGACCCAGAATGAGTTGTGCAGAGCCGAGCGGCTGGCCAGCCTGGGCATGCTGGCGGCCGGGGTGGCCCACGAGATCAACAACCCGCTGGCGGTGATTCGCGGCAATGCCGAGCTTCTACAAAGCGCCATTCCGGCTGGGAATGAAAACCGCGAAGAGGCTGACGCCATTGTGGAAGAAGCCATCCGCATCGAGCGTATCGTCAATAATCTGCGGGTCTTCTCGCGTAACGGTATAAAACGCGTTTCAAGTTTTTCCTTGGGGAAAATGCTCGACACCATCCTTAATCAGATCGGTCATCAGATACCCCTCGACCGCTACCGGATAATGAAGAATTATCGGGAAATGGATGTGGATATCGAAGGGGACAAGGACCAGTTACGGCAGGTTTTCACCAACCTGATCATAAATGGCTTGCAGGCTATGCCAGAGGGTGGAGAACTGGTAATGAGTGCCGAGACTGACCAACGGGTAAGGGTAATGGTGCAGGACAAAGGCTGCGGCATTCAGGATGAGGACAAGGAGCGGCTCTTCTCCCCCTTCTTCAGTACCAAGGCCCAGGGTACGGGGCTGGGATTGGCAGTGTCTTACAGCATCGTCAGGGACCATGGGGGGGAAATTCGGGTGGAAAGCCGCGTCGGTGAGGGGACAACCTTTACAGTGGTGCTGCCTCTCCGGCAGGAACCAGTCGACCGAACCGTATGA
- a CDS encoding nickel-dependent hydrogenase large subunit, with product MAKRISIDPVTRIEGHLRIDCELDNGRVSKAWASGQMWRGIELILKDRDPREAWLYTQRICGVCTTVHAIASVRSVENALNLEIPLNAQYIRNILMAAHAIQDHIVHFYHLSALDWVDVTSALKADPKKTAILAQNTSNWHLNSAQVFTETQNKLKGFVGTGQLGIFANGYWGHPAMKLSQEVNLLAVTHYLQALEVQRKANMIVSILGGKTPHIQNLAVGGVANPINTDSPSTLTMERLFYVKALIDELGDFVNNVYFQDVCAIGAFYKGWTAYGAGVTNYLSVPEFPMDTKGTVFDHPGGYIPDGDIGRFHPITGFHDEFFRAGVQESVKHSWYDGSWTRHPWEEDTEPHYTEFQDDGKYSWVKAPTFNGKPAQVGPLANILCMYAAGDAHTKRYTNKALETISGMAGEKVPITALYSTIGRHAARAVRAAVLYETLQKQWQALMDNIGKGDSWTFNKPEFPNGEIKGVGLHEAPRGVLSHWIVIKDGKIKNYQAVVPSTWNSGPRNAQDVPGPYEASLVGTPVADPEKPLEVLRTVHSFDPCLACAIHMVDTENREIVKVKAL from the coding sequence ATGGCAAAGCGAATCAGCATTGATCCGGTCACGAGGATTGAAGGCCATCTGAGGATAGACTGTGAACTGGACAACGGCCGCGTAAGCAAGGCATGGGCGTCGGGCCAGATGTGGCGCGGCATAGAACTGATATTGAAGGACAGGGATCCACGAGAGGCTTGGTTGTATACCCAGAGAATATGCGGGGTCTGTACCACTGTCCACGCCATAGCCTCGGTCAGGTCGGTTGAGAATGCGTTGAATTTGGAAATACCCCTGAACGCGCAATATATCAGGAACATCCTGATGGCCGCTCATGCCATTCAGGATCATATCGTACATTTCTACCACCTTTCGGCCCTGGATTGGGTGGATGTAACATCCGCCCTGAAGGCTGACCCCAAAAAAACAGCGATACTGGCCCAGAACACATCCAACTGGCACCTGAACAGCGCGCAGGTATTCACGGAGACGCAGAATAAGCTGAAGGGCTTTGTGGGGACCGGGCAGTTGGGTATATTCGCCAACGGCTATTGGGGCCACCCGGCCATGAAGCTTTCGCAGGAGGTAAATCTTCTCGCCGTGACCCATTATCTTCAGGCGCTTGAGGTCCAGCGCAAGGCGAACATGATCGTCTCCATTCTGGGCGGGAAAACGCCGCACATCCAAAACCTGGCCGTGGGGGGCGTGGCCAATCCCATAAATACGGACAGCCCCTCCACCCTTACCATGGAGCGGCTCTTCTACGTCAAAGCCCTTATCGACGAACTCGGCGACTTCGTGAACAACGTTTATTTCCAGGACGTATGCGCCATCGGCGCCTTCTACAAGGGATGGACCGCATACGGGGCCGGCGTCACCAATTACCTGTCGGTGCCAGAATTCCCGATGGATACCAAGGGGACCGTTTTCGACCACCCCGGCGGCTATATCCCCGATGGTGACATCGGCAGATTCCATCCCATAACGGGCTTTCATGATGAGTTTTTCAGGGCGGGAGTGCAGGAGAGCGTCAAGCATTCCTGGTACGACGGCAGTTGGACCCGCCATCCCTGGGAAGAGGACACGGAACCCCATTATACGGAGTTTCAGGACGACGGTAAATACTCCTGGGTCAAGGCCCCCACGTTCAACGGCAAGCCCGCCCAGGTCGGCCCCCTCGCTAATATCCTCTGCATGTACGCCGCGGGGGACGCGCACACCAAGAGATATACGAACAAGGCCCTTGAGACCATCAGCGGCATGGCCGGCGAGAAGGTGCCCATTACGGCGCTCTATTCGACCATCGGTCGACATGCGGCCAGGGCCGTACGCGCAGCGGTTCTGTACGAAACCCTGCAGAAACAATGGCAGGCCCTGATGGACAATATCGGGAAAGGAGACAGCTGGACCTTCAACAAACCGGAATTTCCGAACGGTGAGATCAAGGGGGTTGGGCTGCACGAAGCGCCGAGGGGCGTGCTTTCCCACTGGATTGTGATCAAAGACGGCAAGATCAAAAACTACCAGGCCGTTGTCCCTTCCACCTGGAACTCTGGACCGCGAAACGCACAGGATGTACCCGGCCCCTACGAGGCGTCGTTGGTGGGAACCCCGGTGGCTGATCCTGAAAAACCGCTTGAGGTACTGAGAACGGTACATTCCTTTGACCCCTGCCTGGCATGCGCCATCCACATGGTTGATACGGAAAACAGGGAAATCGTGAAGGTCAAAGCACTTTAG
- a CDS encoding undecaprenyl-diphosphate phosphatase gives MTILQIFALAAVQGAAELLPVSSSAHVIVIAKLMGLDPTTPEMTLLLVMLHTGTMFAVICYFWRSWRESFFASRKQFMRAFKLIMISTILTGMVGLVLKAVIERAVLREIPNAEIELLFGNLGLISAALTAAGVLIIVAGLYGKRASTSADLGVRESALIGMVQGLCLPFRGFSRSGATISAGLLLGIAREKAEEFSFALAVILTPPVIAREVWRLLKAQTLTTSTQGAHLAGLFFPSIVGMVLSFLAGLLALRWLSSWLEKGRWQFFGFYCLVAASVVFTFYRIGM, from the coding sequence ATGACTATCCTCCAGATATTTGCCCTTGCAGCAGTTCAAGGTGCTGCAGAGTTGTTACCCGTTTCCAGTTCCGCCCATGTAATCGTGATTGCCAAACTTATGGGCCTCGATCCCACTACTCCGGAAATGACGCTCCTGCTGGTCATGCTGCACACCGGGACCATGTTTGCGGTCATCTGTTATTTTTGGAGGTCGTGGCGGGAGAGCTTTTTTGCTTCCCGGAAACAGTTTATGCGTGCCTTCAAGCTCATCATGATCTCCACCATCCTGACCGGCATGGTCGGGCTGGTGCTGAAAGCAGTTATCGAAAGGGCTGTCCTGAGAGAGATCCCCAATGCCGAGATCGAGTTGCTGTTCGGGAATCTGGGTTTAATCTCGGCTGCTCTGACTGCGGCTGGAGTGCTGATTATCGTTGCCGGTCTGTATGGGAAACGTGCGTCGACGTCTGCCGACTTGGGAGTAAGGGAATCGGCCCTGATCGGGATGGTCCAGGGCCTCTGTCTCCCTTTTCGCGGTTTTTCGCGCTCCGGCGCTACTATCTCCGCAGGATTGCTGTTGGGGATTGCCAGGGAAAAGGCCGAAGAATTCAGCTTTGCTCTGGCGGTTATACTCACACCACCCGTGATCGCTCGCGAGGTTTGGCGTCTCTTGAAGGCGCAGACACTCACCACGTCAACCCAGGGGGCGCATCTGGCGGGACTCTTCTTCCCCAGCATTGTGGGGATGGTATTGAGCTTTTTGGCAGGCCTCCTCGCTTTACGCTGGCTTTCGAGCTGGCTGGAGAAAGGACGTTGGCAGTTCTTCGGTTTTTACTGCCTTGTTGCGGCTTCCGTTGTTTTTACATTTTATCGGATTGGGATGTAA
- a CDS encoding hydrogenase small subunit, with product MSNSDAFNSVRQKLGGVSRRDFLKFCSVMAVGMGLPLSVGARIAEAIVNPKRPPVIWLSFQECTGCVESLLRSSHPTLEHLILDLISLDYSETLSAAAGHQVEAAKAESIKGNKGKFILVVDGAIPTKEHGIYCKIAGRTALDILNETAPQAAAIVAMGSCASWGGVAAASPNPTEAKGVPEILTNKTVVTIPGCPPNPYNLLSTILYFVTFNKLPELDQKGRPRFAFSRLIHENCERRPHFDAGRFAEQFGDGLHRKGACLYKLGCKGPETYANCPSVLFGDTGAGTWPVGVGHPCFGCAEKGVGFSAPLHQLATLKELTPPVFFGEAFPNKPGVSPGIKTFAAGSAGIVVGAAGAAMLTGLGTKKDTTQDKPHGQHEENARDKEE from the coding sequence ATGAGCAACTCAGATGCGTTTAACTCGGTCAGACAAAAACTTGGCGGAGTTTCGAGAAGGGATTTCCTTAAATTCTGTTCGGTTATGGCCGTCGGAATGGGCCTTCCGCTCAGCGTGGGTGCGAGAATTGCCGAGGCCATCGTCAATCCCAAACGTCCTCCGGTAATCTGGCTTTCATTCCAGGAATGCACAGGGTGCGTCGAGTCACTCCTGCGTTCCAGCCATCCTACCCTGGAACACCTCATTCTCGATCTCATCTCGCTGGATTACTCGGAAACCCTGAGTGCCGCGGCGGGTCATCAGGTGGAGGCCGCAAAGGCTGAATCGATAAAAGGGAACAAGGGCAAATTTATTCTGGTGGTGGACGGAGCCATTCCCACCAAAGAACACGGGATCTACTGCAAGATCGCGGGAAGGACCGCCCTGGATATCCTGAACGAAACAGCGCCGCAGGCCGCTGCAATCGTGGCCATGGGGTCGTGCGCCTCATGGGGCGGGGTTGCCGCAGCGAGCCCGAATCCTACCGAGGCCAAGGGGGTGCCGGAAATCCTTACCAATAAAACAGTCGTTACGATCCCCGGCTGTCCGCCGAATCCTTACAACCTGCTCTCGACGATTCTTTATTTCGTCACGTTCAACAAGCTCCCCGAACTTGATCAAAAAGGGAGGCCCCGGTTCGCATTCAGTCGCCTTATCCACGAGAATTGTGAAAGAAGACCTCATTTCGATGCAGGAAGGTTTGCGGAACAATTTGGCGACGGGTTACACCGGAAGGGCGCCTGTCTCTACAAACTGGGCTGCAAGGGGCCCGAGACCTACGCCAACTGCCCATCCGTTCTTTTCGGCGACACCGGCGCTGGCACATGGCCCGTAGGTGTGGGGCATCCCTGTTTCGGCTGCGCCGAAAAAGGCGTGGGCTTCTCCGCTCCGCTCCATCAATTAGCAACCCTGAAGGAACTGACCCCGCCCGTGTTTTTCGGCGAAGCGTTCCCGAACAAGCCGGGTGTTTCCCCCGGCATCAAGACCTTTGCTGCCGGGTCCGCAGGTATTGTGGTCGGTGCCGCCGGCGCGGCGATGCTGACCGGCCTCGGCACCAAGAAAGATACCACCCAGGACAAGCCCCACGGGCAGCATGAGGAGAACGCCCGGGACAAGGAGGAGTAG